The genomic window ACCGACCCGATCCACGTCGTGCGCGCCGACGCGCCGGTGGCGGGCAAGGTCGGCATCGTGTCGGGCGGCGGCAGCGGGCACGAGCCCCTGCACGCGGGCTACGTCGGCCACGGGATGCTCGACGCGGCCGTTCCGGGCGCGGTGTTCACCTCGCCCACGCCCGACCCCATCCTCAACGCGACGAAGGCCGTCGACGGCGGCAAGGGCGTCCTGCACATCGTGAAGAACTACACCGGCGACGTGCTCAACTTCGAGACCGCGGCCGATCTCGCCGCGGCCGACGGCATCGAGGTGCGCGCGGTCGTCACGAACGACGACGTCGCCGTGAAGGACTCGCTCTACACGGCCGGTCGACGCGGCGTCGGCGGCACGGTGCTCGTCGAGAAGATCGCCGGTGCGGCCGCCGAGCGCGGCGACTCCCTGGAGCAGGTCGCCGAGATCGCCGAGCGCGTGAACGCGAACGTGCGTTCGATGGGCATGGCCCTCACGCCGTGCACCGTTCCGCACGCCGGCGAGCCGAGCTTCACGCTCGCCGAGGACGAGGTCGAGATCGGCATCGGCATCCACGGCGAGCCGGGGCGCGAGCGCATCAAGCTCGAGCCCGCCGACGCGCTGGTGGACCGCCTGATCACGCCCGTGCTGGAGGACCTGCCCTTCTCCTCGGGCGATCGCGTGCTGCTGTTCGTCAACGGCATGGGCGGGACGCCGTCGATCGAGCTGTACATCGCCTACCGTCGCG from Agromyces aurantiacus includes these protein-coding regions:
- the dhaK gene encoding dihydroxyacetone kinase subunit DhaK; protein product: MKKIINDPKRVVDESVAGFALAHADLVKVATDPIHVVRADAPVAGKVGIVSGGGSGHEPLHAGYVGHGMLDAAVPGAVFTSPTPDPILNATKAVDGGKGVLHIVKNYTGDVLNFETAADLAAADGIEVRAVVTNDDVAVKDSLYTAGRRGVGGTVLVEKIAGAAAERGDSLEQVAEIAERVNANVRSMGMALTPCTVPHAGEPSFTLAEDEVEIGIGIHGEPGRERIKLEPADALVDRLITPVLEDLPFSSGDRVLLFVNGMGGTPSIELYIAYRRAAEVLAERGIRIERSLVGNYITSLEMQGFSITVLKLDDEMLELWDAPVHTAALRWGR